Part of the Paracoccus sp. MC1862 genome, TCTCGTCGCACATCTCCTCGGCTTCCTGCAGGTAGTGGGTGGTCAGGATCACCGTCATCCCCTGCGCGTTCAGCTTGCGGACATTGCGCCACAGCATGTCCCGCAGGCCGATGTCCACGCCTGCGGTCGGTTCGTCCAGCACGAGGATGCGCGGGCGGTGAACCAGCGCCTTGGCCAGCAGCAGCCGCCGCTTCATGCCGCCGGACAGGTGGCGCGAATAGCTGTTGGCCTGATCCGACAGGCCGACGAGTTCAAGGATCTCGTCCGTCCAGCGGTCCGCCTTGGGCACGGCGTAAAGCCCCGCCTGCACCTCAAGGCTCGCCCGAGGGGTCAGGAACGGGTCGATGACCAGTTCCTGCGGCATGACGCCGATGGCGGCGCGGGACTGGCGCGGGTTCACGTCCTGATCAAAACCCCAGATCTCGGCCTTGCCCGAGGTCTTGCGGACCAGCCCGGCGAGGATGTTGATCAGCGTCGATTTCCCCGCCCCGTTCGGCCCCAGCAACCCGAAGATCGACCCGCGCGGGACCACCAGATCGACGGCTTTCAGCGCCTCTTTCGCGGGGGCCTCGCCCGAGGCCGCATAGGTCTTGCGAAGCCCGGTCAGGCGGATGGCGGCGTCGGGCGGGGTGAAGGTCTTGGACATGGCGAACCTATGGGCCGCCCGGCTTGCGGCGGGGCGGGGGCTGGCTAGAATGGCCTCCGTTAAACCGGCCTTCCCCCGCCAGCACAAGAGAGCCCCGATGCGCCATCCCGTGACCGAGACCCCGCTGTCCACCAACCAGGACCCGGCCGCCGAGGTGCTGCCTGCGCCGGAAACCGAGGTGGTGACAAGCTGGAAGGTCTCCTGTTCGGGCGACGAGGCGCGAGGCACCGGCCATCCGCTGGTGTGGCTGGCGATCTCGCCCGACACCGGCTGGGTCGATTGCGGCTATTGCGACAAGCGCTTCATCATCGACCGCGACCACGCGGGCGGAGATCACTGAGGGGCCGCGCCTCCGGCAACGGGTGTTTTTTTCTGCCTGAAATACCCCGGGCTTCCGGGCGCCTGGAGAGAAGGCGGATCAGGAAACAGCCATCAAGGCTGCTTCCCCGCTGGATGGCGCCAATGGCGCGTTTTCAGCAAGGAAGGCCACGGCGGTGGTGATCGGGGCAGAGCCCCGCCTGCAACGATGCTGCCAGCACCGCGCCTCAATGATGGGTGCGGCCCTGCCCTGACAGATCATCCGCGCAGCCCGACAAGGGGCTTTCCGTTTCGATCGTGGAATGGCCGATGCCGTAGTCGCGCAACACGGACTTGACCGCCAGCCGGGTGGCATGAGGATCGGCACCCTCGGCGACGACGAGGTGCATCTCGGCTGACATCCGCCGCTCGTCGATCTGCCACAAATGCAGGTGGTGGAGGTCCTCGACGCCTGGCACCGCCCTGATCGCGTCCCGCAGGGCCGAGTCGTCCACATGGGCCGGCGCGCCCAGCATCAGCATCCGCAGGATGGGGCCGAGGTCGCCCCGGATGTGCCACAGGATCACGACTGAGATCAGGATCGTCAGGATCGGGTCCGCGATGCGCCAGCCGAAGACCAGGATCAGCGCCCCGCCCACCAGCACCGCCACCGACACGCCCGCGTCGGCCAGGTTGTGCAGCCAGGCCGCGCGAATGTTCACGCTTTCCTTCGCCAGCCGCGCCGTCAGCAGCGCGGTTCCGATGTCGACCACCAGCGCCAGCCCGGCCAGCGCCATCACCAGCCCGCCCACGACCTCCGGCGGGTCGGCCAGACGGACGAGCGCCTCGATCATCAGCCAGATCGACACGGCGATCAGCGCGAGGTAGTTGACGAAGGCCGCCACGATTTCGGCCCGGCCCCAGCCGAAGCTCATTGCCGGGCTCGGCTTTCGGGCGGCAAGCCTGCGCGCCCCGAAGGCCAGCACCAGCGCCAGCGCGTCGGACAGGTTGTGTACCCCGTCCGCCACCAGCGCGGTGGAATCCGCCGCGAGCCCCCCGATGATCTGCACTGCCGTCAGCCCAAGGTTGATGACGACTGCCCACAGCAGAGCGCGGTCCCCCAGCCCCTCGTCGTGGGAGTGGGCGTGGCCCGCGTGGTGACCGTGTGCGTGATCATGCGGCATTCGCGCTTACCGTGAACTCGGGACCGGGGCCCTGCCCCGCTCGCTACTTCGTAGCCTTTTCCGCTAAAAGCAGTCCACCGGACTCAGCTGGCGAGAAAACAGCCATGACGGCTGTTTTCTGATCCCCCTCCTGCCCGGGCGCTCGGAGGCCAGAGATGTTTGAACGAAGAAGAAAACGAGCCTGAGGCGCAAGCGAACCGGCATCAATGCGCCTCGGCCCAGGTGCGGCCCGAGCCTGCGTCCACTACCAGCGGCACGGACAGGTGGACTGCCGGGATGTGAGCGTTCTCCATGATCTCGCGGGCAGTCGCGATCAGCGGATCGACGGCGGAGTCCTCGGCCTCGAAGACGAGTTCGTCGTGGACTTGCAGCAGCATCCGCGCGGACAGGCCCTCGATGGCCTTGGGCATGCGGATCATGGCGCGGCGGATGATGTCGGCGGCAGTGCCTTGGATCGGCGCGTTGATCGCCGCGCGGCGCGCGCCCGCGGCGGCGGGACCGGAGGACGAGATGCCCGGCGTGTGGATGCGCCGCCCGAACAGGGTGCGGACGGCGCCTTGGGCCTTCGCCTCGCGCGTGGTGCGGTCCATGTAGGCGCGGATTTCCGGGAAGCGTTTGAAATAGGTGTCGATGAACTCCTGCGCCTCGGCCCGCGGGATGCGCAGGTTGCGCGACAGGCCGAAGGAGGAGATGCCGTAGATCACGCCAAAGTTGATGGCTTTGGCCCTGCGGCGGATCATCGGGTCCATGCCTTCCACCGGCACGCCGAACATCTGGCTGGCCGTCATCGCGTGGATGTCGATGCCTTCAGAAAACGCTTGCTTCAGTGCCGGGATGTCGGCCATGTGGGCAAGGATTCGCAGTTCGATCTGGCTGTAGTCGAGGCTGACGAGCTTGCGCCCCTCGGGCGCGATGAAGGCCTCCCGGATGCGGCGGCCCTCCTCGGTCCTGACGGGGATATTCTGCAGGTTCGGGTCGGTGGATGCGAGCCGCCCTGTCGCGGCCCCGGCGATGGAATAGCTGGTGTGGACGCGCCCCGTTTCCGGGTTCACGAAGGTCGGCAGCGCGTCGGTATAGGTCGATTTCAGCTTCGACATGGCCCGCCAGTCGAGGATCTTCGCGGGAAGCTCATGCCCTTCGGCGGCGAAATCCTCCAGCACGTCGGCGCTGGTGGAAAGCGCCCCCGACTTGCCCGCCTTGGTCCCGGCCAGCCCCATCTGGTTGAACAGGATGTCCCCCAACTGCTTGGTCGAGCCGAGGTTGAACCTGGTCCCCGCCAGCGCATGGGCCTCGTCCTCAAGCTGCGCCATCTTCTGGGCGAAGGCTCCCGACATTCGGTTCAGGTGCTGCGAGTCGATCTCGACCCCGGCCATCTCCATGCCCGCCAGAACCTCGATCATCGGGCGTTCCAGCGTCTCGTAGACGGTCGTGACCTGCGCGGCTGGAAGCTGCGGCTTGAAATGCTGCCAGAGGCGCCACGTCACCTCGGCATCCTCGGCAGCATAGCGAGCAGCCTTGTCGATTGGCACCTGCGCAAAGGTGATCTGGCTTTTGCCCGCGCCGATCAGTTCCTTGATGGGCTGGCAGCGGTGGCCGAGATAGGTGCTCGCCAACTCGTCCATGCCGTGGTTGTGCAGCGCCGCGTTCAGCGCATAGCTGAGCAGCATGGTATCATCGACCGGCCTCATCCCGATGCCGTGGCGGGCAAGGATCTTCCAGTCATATTTGGCATTGTGCAGGATCTTGAGGATCGCGGGGTCTTCCAGCATCGGCTTCAGAAGCGCCAGCGCCTCCTCCATCGGGATCTGGCCTTCCGACTTCGCGCCGCCGCCGAACAGGTCCGCCGTGCCCTCGACATGGCCCAGCGGGATATAGGCGGCCATGCCGACCTCGGGACACAGCGAGACGCCGACCAGTTCCGCCTGCATCTCGTCAAGGCTGGTCGTTTCCGTATCCACCGCGACCACGCCCTTCTGCCGGATGGCGTCGAGCCACTGGCGCAGCGTGTCCATGTCGCGGATGGTGACGTAGCTTTCGCAGTTCAGCGGCGGGAACTGCGGCGCGGTGGGAGCAACCGCTTCCGTAGGCGCAGGCGCGACCGGCTCGGGCGGGGAGGCCTTGAAGCGTTCCGCCACGCGGTTCGTGAGCGTGCGGAACTCCATCTGGTTGAGGAAGTCCATCAGCACGGCGGGGTCAGGGTCCTGAACCTCCAGCGTCGCCATGGCGAAGTCGATGGGCGTCTGGCAGTCGAGTTCCACCAGTTGCTTGGAGATGCGGATCTGTTCGGCATGATCGATCAGGGTCTGGCGGCGCTTGGGCTGCTTGATCTCCTCGGCGCGCTCCAGCAGCGTCTCAAGGTCGCCGTATTCGTTGATGAGTTGCGCGGCCGTCTTGATGCCGATGCCCGGCGCGCCCGGCACGTTGTCCACGGGATCGCCTGCCAGCGCCTGCACGTCGGCCACCCGTTCGGGGAAGACGCCGAACTTCTCGAACACCCCGTCACGGTCGATGGGCTTGCCCTTGATCGGGTCCAGCATCTCGACCCCCTCGCCCACAAGCTGCATCAGGTCCTTGTCGGAACTGATGATGGTCACGCGCCCGCCCAGTTCCCGCGCCTGGCAGGACAGCGTGGCGATGATGTCGTCGGCTTCGTAGTCGCGGATCTCGATGCAGGCGAGATTGAAGGCGCGGGTGGCGTCCCGCGTCAGCGGGAACTGGGGGCGCAATTCCTCGGGCGGTTCGGGGCGGTTGGCCTTGTAGTCGCCGTAGATCTCGTTGCGGAAGGTTTTCGAGGAATGGTCGAAGATCACCGCCGCATGGGTCGGCGCATCCGGCCCTCGCGCGTCGTTGATGTATTTCCAGATCATGTTGCAGAAGCCCGCGACGGCGCCTACCGGCAGCCCGTCGGACTTGCGCGTCAAGGGCGGCAGCGCGTGAAAGGCGCGAAAGATGAAGGCCGATCCGTCGATCAGATGCAGGTGGCTGCCCTTGCCGAAGCCTTCGTCGTTCATCGCTGTCCCCTTCTCGCACCCGGCCGTTCTGCCACGCCGCCCGCCTCCGCGTAAACGGCCCGCTTGCAGATGGGGGCTTGAGGCCGCGGCGTCCAGCGCGGCATCGGTATGCGACGGCATACCGATTGCGGAACCGGCCAGATGGTCCTAGAAGGCCGCCAACCATTGCCCAGTCGCAGAGGATCGCCATGACCGACACCCGCACCGAAACCGACAGCTTCGGCCCGCTGGACGTTCCGTCCGACCGTTACTGGGGGGCGCAGACGCAGCGTTCACTTGGAAACTTCAGGATCGGCTGGGAAAGGCAGCCCACGGCCATCGTGCGCGCGCTG contains:
- a CDS encoding ABC transporter ATP-binding protein — encoded protein: MSKTFTPPDAAIRLTGLRKTYAASGEAPAKEALKAVDLVVPRGSIFGLLGPNGAGKSTLINILAGLVRKTSGKAEIWGFDQDVNPRQSRAAIGVMPQELVIDPFLTPRASLEVQAGLYAVPKADRWTDEILELVGLSDQANSYSRHLSGGMKRRLLLAKALVHRPRILVLDEPTAGVDIGLRDMLWRNVRKLNAQGMTVILTTHYLQEAEEMCDEIAIINHGAKIVQEPTERLLSRAGAKTLLVDPGAWDGALPPLPPGVEAQRRDGRIALTWPMGGIEAHQVIDALRQGGVPMIDVATEQPDLEEVFLTLTRAPQPA
- a CDS encoding zinc-finger domain-containing protein, producing MRHPVTETPLSTNQDPAAEVLPAPETEVVTSWKVSCSGDEARGTGHPLVWLAISPDTGWVDCGYCDKRFIIDRDHAGGDH
- a CDS encoding cation diffusion facilitator family transporter, yielding MPHDHAHGHHAGHAHSHDEGLGDRALLWAVVINLGLTAVQIIGGLAADSTALVADGVHNLSDALALVLAFGARRLAARKPSPAMSFGWGRAEIVAAFVNYLALIAVSIWLMIEALVRLADPPEVVGGLVMALAGLALVVDIGTALLTARLAKESVNIRAAWLHNLADAGVSVAVLVGGALILVFGWRIADPILTILISVVILWHIRGDLGPILRMLMLGAPAHVDDSALRDAIRAVPGVEDLHHLHLWQIDERRMSAEMHLVVAEGADPHATRLAVKSVLRDYGIGHSTIETESPLSGCADDLSGQGRTHH
- the polA gene encoding DNA polymerase I encodes the protein MNDEGFGKGSHLHLIDGSAFIFRAFHALPPLTRKSDGLPVGAVAGFCNMIWKYINDARGPDAPTHAAVIFDHSSKTFRNEIYGDYKANRPEPPEELRPQFPLTRDATRAFNLACIEIRDYEADDIIATLSCQARELGGRVTIISSDKDLMQLVGEGVEMLDPIKGKPIDRDGVFEKFGVFPERVADVQALAGDPVDNVPGAPGIGIKTAAQLINEYGDLETLLERAEEIKQPKRRQTLIDHAEQIRISKQLVELDCQTPIDFAMATLEVQDPDPAVLMDFLNQMEFRTLTNRVAERFKASPPEPVAPAPTEAVAPTAPQFPPLNCESYVTIRDMDTLRQWLDAIRQKGVVAVDTETTSLDEMQAELVGVSLCPEVGMAAYIPLGHVEGTADLFGGGAKSEGQIPMEEALALLKPMLEDPAILKILHNAKYDWKILARHGIGMRPVDDTMLLSYALNAALHNHGMDELASTYLGHRCQPIKELIGAGKSQITFAQVPIDKAARYAAEDAEVTWRLWQHFKPQLPAAQVTTVYETLERPMIEVLAGMEMAGVEIDSQHLNRMSGAFAQKMAQLEDEAHALAGTRFNLGSTKQLGDILFNQMGLAGTKAGKSGALSTSADVLEDFAAEGHELPAKILDWRAMSKLKSTYTDALPTFVNPETGRVHTSYSIAGAATGRLASTDPNLQNIPVRTEEGRRIREAFIAPEGRKLVSLDYSQIELRILAHMADIPALKQAFSEGIDIHAMTASQMFGVPVEGMDPMIRRRAKAINFGVIYGISSFGLSRNLRIPRAEAQEFIDTYFKRFPEIRAYMDRTTREAKAQGAVRTLFGRRIHTPGISSSGPAAAGARRAAINAPIQGTAADIIRRAMIRMPKAIEGLSARMLLQVHDELVFEAEDSAVDPLIATAREIMENAHIPAVHLSVPLVVDAGSGRTWAEAH